A genome region from Bacillota bacterium includes the following:
- a CDS encoding adenosylhomocysteinase — MASSMVRNPSLAPGGRLKIEWVSQHMPVLAEVRRQFERELPFSGLTVGVCLHLEAKTAYLAQVIRAGGARVAVAGSNPLSTQDDVAAALAESGVLVYSWHDATPEEYHGFLHRVLDSEPDLIIDDGADLVTLIHTERQELLGRVRGACEETTTGIHRLRAMEAQGVLGFPVVAVNDAYCKHLFDNRYGTGQATWDGIMRATNLVVAGKTAVVVGYGWCGKGVAMRARGLGARVIVCEVDPVYAIEAIMDGFQVMPLREAAPMGDFFVTVTGNRDVIRREHFQLMKDGAILANAGHFDVEISKPDLTDLAVSRRVVRPGVEEYRLADGRRLHLLAEGRLVNLAAADGHPAEIMDLSFGLQALALRYVCEHGRDLENRVIRVPREIDERVARLWLRGWGVSIDSLTVEQEEYLRSWRL, encoded by the coding sequence GTGGCAAGCAGCATGGTGAGGAATCCGTCCCTGGCTCCCGGGGGGAGATTGAAGATCGAGTGGGTCAGCCAGCACATGCCTGTGCTGGCCGAGGTCAGGCGCCAGTTCGAGAGAGAACTTCCCTTCTCGGGGCTGACCGTGGGGGTGTGCCTGCACCTGGAGGCCAAGACTGCCTACCTGGCGCAGGTGATCCGGGCGGGCGGGGCCCGGGTGGCGGTCGCGGGGAGCAATCCCCTGTCCACCCAGGACGATGTGGCTGCTGCCTTGGCCGAGTCGGGGGTCCTGGTATACTCCTGGCACGACGCCACCCCGGAGGAGTATCACGGGTTCTTGCACCGGGTGCTGGACTCCGAACCAGACCTGATCATCGACGACGGCGCCGATCTGGTCACCCTCATCCACACCGAGCGGCAGGAACTGCTCGGGAGGGTCAGGGGGGCCTGTGAAGAGACCACCACCGGGATCCACCGCTTGCGTGCCATGGAGGCGCAGGGTGTCCTGGGCTTCCCCGTGGTGGCCGTCAACGATGCTTACTGCAAGCATCTGTTTGACAACCGGTACGGTACCGGCCAGGCTACGTGGGACGGCATCATGCGCGCCACGAATCTGGTGGTGGCGGGGAAGACGGCAGTGGTGGTGGGATACGGTTGGTGCGGCAAAGGGGTGGCCATGCGCGCCCGGGGCCTGGGAGCCCGCGTGATCGTGTGTGAGGTCGATCCCGTATATGCCATCGAGGCTATTATGGACGGCTTTCAGGTGATGCCTCTCCGGGAGGCCGCGCCCATGGGAGACTTTTTCGTCACGGTGACCGGAAACAGGGATGTCATCCGCCGGGAGCACTTCCAGCTGATGAAAGACGGTGCTATCCTGGCCAATGCGGGCCACTTCGACGTGGAGATCTCCAAGCCCGACCTGACCGACCTGGCCGTCTCCCGCCGGGTGGTGCGTCCGGGGGTGGAGGAGTACCGCCTGGCGGACGGGCGCCGGTTGCACCTTCTGGCCGAAGGCAGGCTGGTTAACTTGGCTGCGGCAGATGGTCATCCTGCGGAAATCATGGACCTTTCCTTCGGGTTGCAGGCTCTGGCCCTGCGCTACGTGTGCGAACACGGCCGGGACCTTGAGAACCGCGTCATCAGGGTCCCCCGCGAGATCGATGAGAGGGTGGCCCGGCTCTGGCTGAGGGGATGGGGGGTGAGCATCGACAGCCTGACTGTGGAACAGGAAGAGTACCTGCGTTCGTGGAGACTGTGA
- the ade gene encoding adenine deaminase produces MTGGAGLANLTRDLVKVATGAVPAETVIREGQVVNVFTGEILRADVAVACGRVAFVGEASHTIGPHTRLIDASGYYLVPGFIDGHVHTESSMLSLTQFCRAVLPRGTTAIFMDPHEIANVLGLEGVHLLLEEGEGLPLKVFATVPSCVPAAPPFEDSGATLDPGQIAAALARPRVAGLGEVMDFAGVLNGDVRMHDEIRAALRVGKPATGHYAHPDVGRGLVAYAASGVSSDHESTTAADVLARLRLGMWTMLREGSAWRDVKETVKAITQAGVDARRAVLVTDDCHPHTLLTVGHMDHVVRRAISEGLRPVTAIQMATLNPAEYFGVDGEIGSIAPGRRADILFVTDLAAVDVRQVMVDGELVAREGRLLSPPGDRVYPDFVRHSVRLPRPLCAADFALSVDATGPVRARVIGVVEAKVLTRHLTMSVPAREGRLWADPGQDIAKAAVVERHGRGGGIGLGFVHGFGLRRGAVASTVAHDSHNLLIVGVDDADMAAAGNALAECGGGMVAVAGGKVLARVELPIAGLMSDRPAHEVAAAVAELERAWRDLGCQLASPFMTMSLLALPVLPELRLTNRGLVDTVAFRFVDLLC; encoded by the coding sequence GTGACAGGGGGGGCGGGACTTGCCAACCTGACCCGGGACCTGGTGAAGGTGGCCACGGGGGCCGTCCCGGCGGAGACGGTCATCCGGGAGGGCCAGGTGGTGAACGTATTCACGGGTGAGATCCTGAGGGCGGACGTGGCGGTTGCCTGCGGCCGCGTGGCCTTTGTGGGGGAGGCCTCTCACACCATCGGGCCGCATACCCGGCTGATCGATGCCAGCGGGTACTACCTGGTTCCCGGATTTATCGACGGTCACGTGCACACCGAGAGCAGTATGCTGTCCCTCACCCAGTTTTGCCGGGCCGTACTCCCGCGGGGCACCACCGCCATCTTCATGGATCCCCACGAGATCGCCAACGTCCTCGGCCTGGAAGGTGTCCACCTGCTCCTGGAGGAAGGGGAGGGCCTGCCCCTCAAGGTGTTCGCCACCGTGCCATCCTGCGTGCCGGCGGCACCCCCGTTCGAGGACTCCGGGGCAACCCTCGACCCGGGCCAGATAGCCGCTGCCTTGGCCCGGCCCCGGGTGGCCGGGCTGGGCGAGGTTATGGACTTCGCCGGGGTCCTCAACGGGGATGTGCGCATGCACGACGAGATTCGCGCTGCCCTGCGGGTGGGCAAGCCCGCCACGGGGCATTACGCCCATCCCGACGTGGGGCGCGGGCTGGTGGCGTACGCGGCCAGCGGGGTTTCCTCCGACCACGAATCAACCACCGCAGCCGACGTGCTGGCTCGGCTGCGGTTGGGGATGTGGACCATGCTGCGCGAAGGGTCCGCGTGGCGGGACGTGAAGGAGACGGTCAAGGCCATCACCCAGGCGGGGGTGGATGCCCGCCGGGCGGTGCTGGTGACGGACGACTGTCACCCTCACACCCTGCTCACCGTGGGTCACATGGACCACGTGGTGAGGAGGGCCATTTCGGAAGGGCTCCGTCCCGTGACCGCCATCCAGATGGCCACCTTGAACCCGGCCGAATACTTCGGGGTGGACGGGGAAATCGGGAGCATTGCCCCCGGACGGCGGGCAGATATCCTGTTTGTGACCGACCTGGCTGCCGTGGACGTGCGGCAGGTGATGGTGGACGGGGAGCTGGTGGCTAGGGAGGGGAGGCTCCTCTCGCCGCCGGGCGACCGCGTCTACCCCGATTTCGTGCGTCACTCCGTGAGGTTACCCCGACCGCTGTGCGCAGCGGATTTCGCCCTCTCCGTGGACGCTACCGGCCCGGTGCGGGCGCGGGTGATAGGGGTGGTGGAGGCCAAGGTGCTCACCCGCCACCTGACCATGTCCGTGCCTGCCCGTGAGGGTAGACTATGGGCGGACCCCGGGCAGGACATCGCCAAGGCGGCGGTGGTGGAGCGGCACGGCCGCGGCGGCGGCATCGGGTTGGGCTTTGTGCACGGGTTCGGATTGCGGCGGGGTGCGGTGGCGTCTACCGTGGCCCATGACAGCCACAACCTCCTCATTGTGGGGGTGGACGATGCCGACATGGCCGCCGCCGGAAATGCGCTGGCCGAGTGCGGGGGAGGGATGGTGGCGGTGGCGGGCGGGAAGGTGCTGGCCCGGGTGGAGCTGCCCATTGCCGGGCTCATGTCCGACCGGCCCGCTCACGAGGTGGCAGCCGCCGTGGCGGAGCTGGAGCGGGCATGGCGCGACCTGGGTTGCCAGCTGGCCTCTCCCTTCATGACCATGTCCCTCCTGGCGCTGCCCGTTCTGCCCGAGTTGCGCCTGACGAACCGCGGCCTGGTGGACACGGTGGCCTTCCGCTTCGTGGACCTGCTGTGCTGA
- a CDS encoding energy-coupling factor transporter ATPase, translating into MDGVRFRYKDQSSPALDGVDLGIGEGEFLVVMGPSGAGKSTLCCTTNGLIPHFLRGKFEGRVTVLGKDTRQARVSQLARDVGLVFQDFETQLFSTNVELEVAFGPENFGLPRREIASRVQEALATVRLAGMERRPPMTLSGGQKQRLAIASVLSLAPRIVCMDEPTTDLDPIGKHEVFDAAARLRSARDITMVIVEHETEEALAADRLIIMERGRVSRDGPPRRVLADVDALEAAGIQPLPVVRLFRDLGEQDIPFTVEEALDFMRTRGWHLDGGAYARLMAEKSPPAAGDPIIEVKGLHHRYPNGLLALAGIDLTVREGEFLAIVGQNGSGKTTLVKHLNGLLLPTSGQVLVGGRDTSRTGVFELSKLVGYVFQNPDHQIFADTVFDEVAFGPRNFGVPAGEIKARVEEALAAVGLTGYEQADPFALTKGERQRVAVASVLATKPRVIILDEPTTGLDYREQQGMMQLIRKLNASGHTIIVVTHTMWVVAEYAHRVVVMKEGEVMFDGPTREVFSHEAELTEAFLRPPQIVRLGNRLGHTLLTVDEARACLVKGGEGGGRVSLP; encoded by the coding sequence ATGGATGGGGTCAGGTTTCGATACAAGGATCAGTCTTCGCCGGCGCTCGACGGTGTCGATCTCGGGATTGGCGAGGGTGAGTTCCTGGTCGTAATGGGTCCCAGCGGGGCGGGCAAATCCACCCTTTGCTGTACCACGAACGGCCTCATCCCCCACTTCCTGAGGGGGAAATTCGAGGGCCGGGTGACGGTGCTGGGTAAAGATACACGGCAGGCAAGGGTCAGCCAGCTGGCACGTGATGTGGGCCTGGTTTTCCAGGATTTCGAGACCCAGCTCTTCTCCACCAACGTGGAACTGGAAGTGGCCTTCGGACCGGAGAACTTCGGGCTCCCCCGGCGGGAGATTGCGTCCCGGGTGCAAGAGGCCCTGGCAACCGTACGCCTGGCGGGGATGGAGAGACGGCCGCCCATGACGCTTTCCGGCGGCCAGAAACAGCGCCTGGCCATCGCTTCCGTGCTGTCCCTGGCTCCCCGCATCGTATGCATGGACGAGCCCACCACTGACCTTGACCCCATCGGAAAGCACGAGGTATTCGATGCGGCAGCTCGGCTGCGGTCAGCTCGGGACATCACCATGGTCATCGTGGAGCACGAAACCGAGGAAGCCCTGGCGGCCGACCGGCTCATCATCATGGAAAGAGGCCGCGTCAGCAGGGACGGACCCCCGCGGCGGGTCCTGGCTGATGTGGATGCCCTGGAGGCAGCGGGAATTCAACCCCTCCCCGTGGTCAGGCTGTTCCGCGATCTGGGGGAGCAGGATATTCCCTTTACGGTGGAGGAAGCCCTGGACTTCATGCGCACCCGGGGATGGCACCTGGACGGGGGCGCTTATGCCCGCCTGATGGCGGAGAAATCCCCTCCGGCGGCGGGTGATCCCATCATCGAGGTGAAGGGCCTGCATCATCGCTATCCCAACGGGTTGCTGGCCCTGGCGGGCATCGACCTTACGGTGCGCGAGGGCGAGTTCCTGGCCATCGTGGGCCAGAACGGTAGCGGTAAAACGACCCTGGTGAAGCACTTAAACGGGTTGCTGCTCCCCACTTCTGGTCAGGTGCTGGTGGGAGGCAGGGATACCAGCCGAACCGGGGTGTTCGAACTCAGCAAGCTGGTGGGCTACGTCTTCCAGAATCCCGACCACCAGATTTTCGCTGACACCGTGTTCGATGAGGTGGCTTTCGGACCCCGCAACTTCGGGGTTCCCGCCGGCGAGATAAAGGCGCGGGTCGAGGAGGCCCTGGCCGCGGTGGGGTTGACTGGTTACGAACAGGCCGACCCCTTTGCCCTCACCAAGGGGGAAAGGCAGCGGGTGGCGGTGGCGTCGGTGCTGGCCACGAAGCCCCGCGTAATCATCCTGGACGAGCCCACTACCGGTTTGGATTACCGGGAGCAGCAGGGCATGATGCAGCTCATCAGGAAGCTGAACGCCAGCGGCCACACCATCATCGTGGTCACCCATACCATGTGGGTGGTGGCCGAGTATGCCCACCGGGTGGTGGTGATGAAGGAGGGGGAGGTAATGTTCGACGGCCCCACCCGCGAAGTGTTTTCCCACGAAGCGGAATTGACCGAGGCGTTCCTGCGTCCTCCCCAGATCGTCAGGCTGGGTAATCGGCTGGGACACACCCTGCTAACCGTGGACGAGGCCAGGGCCTGCCTGGTGAAGGGAGGCGAAGGCGGTGGACGTGTATCTCTACCTTGA
- a CDS encoding QueT transporter family protein produces the protein MKELITMWRNTKMVVLVALTAAVYAAILIPFKGIPLIPGITEVRPANVVPVVFSLLFGPAAAWGSAIGNLIGDLFGTLGPGSFFGFIGNFFFGLVPYAIWGRMGALSAGTEPDMRSRRGRQVLEFVLVAFLASTICAVIIAWGLEVLRMLPFAVLGNIITVNNFVAAIILGPILLYILYPRVKRWGLLWTDIMPEEDVGRRAPRARTALLWLGGVAALILGNYLSIGVYRASAFAAGFAQFGNLAVVGKLGIVGGLAPLVFLILLAMFL, from the coding sequence ATGAAAGAACTCATCACCATGTGGCGGAACACCAAGATGGTGGTTCTGGTGGCTCTCACCGCGGCGGTGTACGCAGCTATCCTCATCCCGTTCAAGGGTATTCCGTTGATACCCGGGATCACCGAGGTGCGTCCGGCCAACGTGGTGCCGGTCGTGTTTTCATTGCTGTTCGGTCCGGCTGCCGCCTGGGGATCCGCCATCGGCAACCTCATCGGGGACCTGTTCGGGACCCTGGGACCGGGCAGCTTTTTCGGCTTCATCGGCAACTTCTTCTTCGGGCTGGTCCCCTATGCCATCTGGGGGCGCATGGGTGCGCTGTCTGCCGGTACCGAGCCGGACATGAGGTCGCGCCGGGGCCGGCAGGTGCTGGAGTTTGTGCTGGTTGCTTTCCTGGCCAGCACCATATGCGCGGTGATCATAGCCTGGGGGCTCGAGGTGCTCAGGATGTTGCCCTTTGCGGTGCTGGGTAATATCATCACCGTCAACAACTTCGTGGCCGCCATCATCCTGGGGCCCATCCTGCTGTACATCCTCTACCCGCGGGTCAAGCGCTGGGGCCTCTTGTGGACAGACATCATGCCCGAAGAGGATGTGGGGCGCAGGGCTCCCCGGGCCCGCACTGCCCTCTTGTGGCTGGGTGGAGTGGCGGCGCTGATCCTGGGCAACTACCTTTCCATCGGGGTATACCGGGCATCCGCCTTTGCGGCCGGTTTCGCCCAGTTCGGCAACCTGGCCGTGGTGGGGAAGTTGGGGATCGTGGGCGGGCTGGCCCCGCTTGTGTTCCTGATCCTCCTGGCCATGTTCCTGTGA
- the arcC gene encoding carbamate kinase, translating to MDKELVVIALGGNAILQPGQRGTAEEQFENVRATCRQIVTLLAEGYRVVLTHGNGPQVGNIIIQNQATDAVPAMPMDVCGAKSQGMIGYMIQQSLHNELVRRGMNGWPVASIVTQVVVSANDPAFQKPTKPVGPFYDEEYARKRIGAGESWIEDAGRGWRKVVPSPDPVEIVELDAVRQLARDHAIVICTGGGGIPVVREPDGTLRGVEAVIDKDLGGQRLATGLGADVFMILTDVAAVAVDWGKPTQRYLARLTVAEARALQKEGHFKPGSMGPKVEACCRFVEAGGRCAIIASLNQALEALAGSAGTWVVPA from the coding sequence ATGGATAAGGAGTTGGTGGTTATCGCCCTGGGAGGCAATGCCATCTTGCAGCCCGGGCAGCGAGGTACGGCAGAGGAACAATTTGAGAACGTGCGGGCCACCTGCCGGCAGATCGTGACGCTGCTGGCAGAGGGGTACCGGGTCGTGCTGACACACGGTAACGGTCCGCAGGTGGGGAACATCATCATCCAGAACCAGGCAACGGATGCGGTACCGGCCATGCCCATGGACGTCTGCGGAGCGAAGAGCCAGGGCATGATTGGCTACATGATTCAGCAGAGCCTGCATAACGAGCTGGTGCGGCGGGGGATGAACGGCTGGCCGGTGGCCAGCATCGTGACCCAGGTGGTGGTATCGGCGAACGATCCGGCGTTCCAGAAACCGACCAAGCCGGTGGGGCCGTTCTACGACGAGGAATATGCCAGGAAGAGGATAGGGGCGGGAGAGAGCTGGATCGAGGACGCCGGGCGGGGCTGGCGCAAGGTGGTGCCTTCGCCGGACCCGGTGGAGATTGTGGAGCTGGACGCGGTCCGGCAACTGGCGCGCGATCACGCCATCGTGATATGCACAGGTGGCGGTGGCATCCCGGTGGTCCGGGAACCGGATGGTACCCTGCGCGGGGTAGAGGCGGTTATCGACAAGGATCTGGGTGGGCAGCGCCTGGCTACGGGACTGGGCGCGGACGTGTTTATGATCCTGACGGACGTGGCCGCGGTTGCGGTGGACTGGGGCAAGCCCACACAGCGGTATCTTGCACGCCTCACGGTTGCGGAGGCGAGGGCGTTGCAGAAAGAAGGGCATTTCAAGCCCGGGAGCATGGGGCCAAAAGTGGAAGCCTGTTGCCGGTTCGTCGAGGCCGGTGGCCGGTGCGCCATCATCGCGTCGTTGAACCAGGCCCTGGAGGCCCTGGCCGGCAGCGCCGGTACGTGGGTGGTGCCCGCCTGA
- a CDS encoding N-acetylornithine carbamoyltransferase: MRHRRERDDVKTDVFKGRDFISELEYTREEIETILEVAFRLKEDYAMRRPHRLLEGKNMFLIFYNRSLRTRNSFEAGFAQLGGHANYLDADKVYTPAIKGMEKAYTTERVADVARVLSRYGDAIAIRIYGKPTGWVYGRGNEYIREFARWADVPVINMEDDMYHPCQALADIMTMKEKLGDLKGKKIVVSWAYSPSVEKPVAVPQSAMAISSFFGMDIVLAHPEGFELDPMVIEKVKENQRRFGGTFEIVHDMKKAFRDADVVYPKCWGVLKHIPPQAKEADWDAIQKLFDANKHWICDEETLKLAKPDVLYMHCLPADRGFEVTDEVIDGPNSVVFDEAENRLHAQKAVMALIMQ, from the coding sequence ATGAGACACAGGAGGGAGAGAGACGACGTGAAGACGGACGTGTTCAAGGGGAGGGACTTCATCTCCGAACTGGAGTACACCCGTGAGGAGATTGAGACCATCCTGGAGGTGGCGTTCCGGCTCAAGGAGGACTACGCCATGCGCCGGCCCCACCGGTTGCTGGAAGGTAAGAACATGTTCTTGATCTTCTACAACCGGTCCCTGCGCACCCGCAACAGCTTCGAGGCTGGGTTTGCCCAGTTGGGCGGGCACGCCAACTACCTGGATGCGGACAAGGTGTACACCCCCGCCATCAAGGGGATGGAGAAGGCATACACCACCGAGCGGGTGGCGGACGTGGCACGGGTGCTTTCCCGGTACGGTGACGCCATCGCCATCCGCATTTACGGCAAGCCCACCGGATGGGTGTACGGCCGGGGCAACGAGTACATTCGGGAATTTGCCCGCTGGGCCGACGTCCCCGTGATCAACATGGAAGACGACATGTACCATCCCTGTCAGGCGCTGGCCGACATCATGACCATGAAGGAGAAGCTGGGTGACCTGAAGGGCAAGAAGATCGTGGTGAGCTGGGCTTACTCCCCGAGTGTGGAGAAGCCGGTGGCGGTACCCCAGAGCGCCATGGCCATTTCCAGCTTCTTCGGCATGGACATCGTGCTGGCTCACCCCGAAGGGTTTGAGCTGGATCCCATGGTGATCGAGAAGGTGAAGGAGAACCAGCGCAGGTTCGGGGGCACCTTCGAGATCGTGCACGACATGAAGAAGGCCTTCCGCGATGCCGACGTGGTGTATCCCAAGTGCTGGGGGGTGCTCAAGCACATCCCGCCGCAGGCCAAAGAGGCGGACTGGGACGCCATCCAGAAGCTGTTTGACGCCAACAAGCACTGGATCTGCGACGAGGAGACCCTGAAGCTCGCCAAGCCTGACGTGCTGTACATGCACTGCCTCCCGGCAGACCGCGGGTTCGAGGTCACGGACGAGGTAATCGACGGGCCCAACTCCGTGGTGTTTGACGAGGCCGAAAACAGGCTGCACGCCCAGAAGGCGGTCATGGCGCTCATCATGCAGTAG
- a CDS encoding energy-coupling factor transporter transmembrane component T, translating to MDVYLYLDRNSAIHRMDPRSKLFILLIVFAMAVLFNHPLPLLGLLFLVLAVGQAARVLVNLRRIWVMLATIGFLSTLIWSFWAGGRTPLLGPVELEAFLYGLATGLKLDTMVIAGMVFLSTTRNEEITTGLIRLGTPFPVSFAFSTALRLVPTFIGASVTVIQAQRSRGLDIGSGGFISRVKKQLPMLIPVFVTAIRGTNQLAMALESKGFGAQKERTYYLEIGFRPLDYAAVACSVVLLAATVFLKLRGLLEIPGLVR from the coding sequence GTGGACGTGTATCTCTACCTTGACCGCAATAGCGCCATCCACCGCATGGATCCGCGGTCGAAGCTATTCATCCTGCTGATTGTGTTTGCCATGGCCGTGCTCTTCAACCATCCCCTGCCGCTGCTGGGATTGCTGTTCCTGGTGCTGGCCGTAGGTCAGGCCGCACGCGTGCTGGTGAACCTCAGGCGCATCTGGGTGATGCTGGCCACCATAGGCTTCCTGTCCACCCTTATCTGGTCTTTCTGGGCAGGCGGGCGGACGCCGCTGCTGGGTCCGGTAGAACTGGAGGCATTCCTGTACGGGCTGGCCACCGGTCTCAAGCTGGACACCATGGTGATCGCGGGAATGGTTTTCCTTTCTACCACCCGCAACGAGGAGATAACCACCGGACTGATCAGGCTGGGCACTCCCTTTCCGGTCAGTTTTGCTTTCTCTACCGCCCTGAGGTTGGTGCCCACTTTCATCGGGGCCAGCGTAACCGTTATCCAGGCCCAGCGATCGCGGGGTCTGGACATTGGCTCGGGCGGGTTCATCTCGCGGGTAAAGAAGCAGCTTCCCATGCTCATTCCCGTGTTCGTGACCGCCATCCGGGGTACCAACCAGCTGGCCATGGCCCTGGAGTCCAAGGGATTCGGCGCCCAGAAGGAGAGGACGTATTATCTGGAGATAGGTTTTCGGCCCCTCGATTACGCGGCCGTGGCCTGTTCGGTTGTACTGCTGGCGGCCACGGTTTTCTTAAAGCTGCGCGGGCTACTGGAAATCCCTGGGCTAGTCAGGTAG
- a CDS encoding amidohydrolase, which yields MTKAGAGERLVITGATAVTMTGPSGIIPDSEVVVEGSFIVSVGPRGQGAAAREPGTRVIDATGKVLIPGLVNAHTHAAMSLLRGYAEDLPLQEWLREKIWPAEQQLTPEDVYWGTLLAIAEMILSGTTAFADMYFHMDEVASAVRQSGARAALAPGMVSGGGGDDELLGAARRFAARWHGAGDGRITVMFGPHAPYTCTPALLGRVSQLAREMGLPVHIHLAETEGEVAECLVRYGKTPLGVVREAGLLDGILLAAHCVHLEDDEVAALASLRGACVHCPVSNLKLGAGIAPLLRLLDAGVPVALGTDGAASAGALDMFTAMRAAALLPRGIHGDPTRPTAYQVLEMATVGGARAIGQGHHLGKLQPGMKADLVILDMRRPGTWPVHDLYAGIVYSAGPANVETVIVDGRPVFFERRLLNIDLSSVMAECEARARRLVAAGRRRRRCSHFA from the coding sequence GTGACAAAAGCGGGTGCCGGCGAGCGGTTGGTCATAACGGGGGCCACGGCGGTGACCATGACGGGGCCGTCGGGGATTATCCCGGACAGCGAGGTGGTGGTGGAAGGATCGTTCATTGTATCCGTGGGGCCCCGGGGGCAGGGTGCGGCCGCCCGGGAGCCGGGGACCCGGGTCATCGACGCCACCGGGAAAGTGCTCATCCCCGGGCTGGTAAATGCGCACACCCATGCCGCCATGTCCCTGCTACGGGGGTACGCCGAGGACCTTCCCCTGCAGGAGTGGCTACGGGAGAAGATCTGGCCCGCCGAGCAGCAGCTCACTCCCGAGGACGTGTACTGGGGGACCCTGCTCGCCATCGCCGAGATGATCCTTTCGGGCACCACCGCCTTCGCCGACATGTACTTTCACATGGACGAGGTGGCGTCGGCGGTGCGGCAGTCGGGCGCACGGGCTGCCCTGGCGCCGGGTATGGTGTCCGGAGGGGGCGGGGACGATGAACTGCTGGGGGCCGCGCGGCGGTTTGCGGCCCGCTGGCACGGCGCAGGGGATGGACGCATCACAGTGATGTTCGGGCCGCACGCCCCGTACACCTGTACGCCCGCTCTCCTGGGGCGGGTAAGCCAGCTTGCCCGGGAGATGGGGCTCCCCGTGCACATCCACCTGGCCGAAACCGAGGGAGAGGTGGCGGAGTGTCTGGTGAGGTACGGCAAGACTCCGCTCGGGGTGGTTCGCGAAGCGGGGTTGCTGGACGGCATACTGCTGGCTGCCCACTGCGTCCACCTGGAAGACGATGAGGTGGCGGCTCTGGCTTCCCTGCGTGGGGCCTGTGTCCACTGCCCGGTGAGCAATCTGAAGCTGGGGGCGGGGATAGCGCCGCTCCTGCGCCTGCTGGACGCGGGGGTACCGGTAGCTCTCGGCACAGACGGCGCCGCCAGTGCCGGGGCGCTGGACATGTTCACCGCCATGCGGGCCGCGGCGCTGCTTCCCCGGGGGATCCACGGCGACCCCACCCGGCCCACGGCCTATCAGGTACTGGAAATGGCTACCGTAGGAGGAGCCCGTGCCATCGGCCAGGGACATCATTTGGGCAAGCTGCAGCCCGGCATGAAAGCGGACCTGGTGATACTGGATATGCGCAGGCCCGGCACCTGGCCTGTCCACGACCTCTATGCCGGCATCGTGTACAGTGCAGGCCCGGCCAACGTGGAGACGGTGATTGTGGACGGCCGGCCGGTGTTCTTCGAGCGCCGGCTCCTCAACATCGACCTGTCTTCCGTGATGGCCGAGTGTGAGGCACGGGCTCGCCGGCTGGTTGCGGCGGGGCGCAGACGCAGAAGATGTTCTCACTTCGCATAA
- the mtnP gene encoding S-methyl-5'-thioadenosine phosphorylase, translating to MEEALSLRIAIIGGTGVYDPGLLGEREEKVVRTPYGEAHITLGVYRGVEVAFLTRHGPHHSVPPHRINYRANVWALRHLGVERVLATAAVGSLNLEMKPGDFVLVDQFIDFTRRRESTFFEGGEAGVVHVDFTEPYCPQLRAVLAQAARELGISVHDGGVYVCTEGPRFETPAEIRAFRRLGGDLVGMTNVPEVVLAREANLCYALVAMVTNFAAGISPTPLTHEEVLEVMAANAHRIRSLLWRAVEVIPAERSCPCGQAAGPVAPGG from the coding sequence ATGGAGGAGGCGTTAAGCTTGCGGATCGCCATCATCGGAGGTACGGGTGTATACGACCCGGGCCTGTTAGGGGAGCGGGAGGAAAAGGTGGTACGAACCCCGTACGGGGAAGCTCACATCACCCTCGGGGTGTACAGGGGCGTAGAGGTCGCATTCCTGACCAGGCATGGCCCCCATCATTCGGTTCCCCCCCACCGGATCAATTACCGCGCCAACGTCTGGGCGTTGCGTCACCTGGGTGTTGAGCGCGTGCTGGCCACCGCGGCGGTGGGATCTCTCAACCTCGAGATGAAACCCGGAGATTTCGTGCTGGTGGACCAGTTCATCGACTTCACCCGCCGGCGGGAGTCCACGTTTTTTGAAGGAGGGGAAGCCGGCGTGGTGCACGTGGATTTTACCGAGCCCTACTGCCCCCAGTTGAGGGCCGTGTTGGCTCAGGCCGCCCGAGAGCTGGGGATAAGCGTACACGACGGGGGGGTCTACGTTTGTACCGAGGGACCCAGGTTCGAGACTCCCGCTGAAATCAGGGCCTTCCGGCGGCTGGGAGGAGACCTGGTGGGGATGACCAATGTCCCCGAGGTGGTGCTGGCCCGGGAAGCTAACCTGTGCTACGCGCTGGTGGCCATGGTGACCAACTTCGCAGCGGGCATTTCCCCGACCCCGCTCACCCATGAGGAAGTTCTCGAGGTCATGGCCGCCAATGCCCACCGCATCAGGTCGCTGCTCTGGCGGGCCGTGGAAGTGATTCCCGCTGAACGCAGTTGCCCGTGCGGCCAGGCGGCGGGTCCGGTTGCACCCGGCGGTTGA